A stretch of Methylogaea oryzae DNA encodes these proteins:
- a CDS encoding murein hydrolase activator EnvC family protein, protein MAARAAIGAGLCLVVACSAPPAWAENDPAEAARIRQRIEAVQSSLGLVESRKDTVQGALGDIERRSGELAKRLRALDRDIAQQQRQLAHVRQQKDKLLTSLREHNRGLDSQVRAAYMTGRQEWLKLLLNPDDPARISRVLTYYGYLNRNRLAQLRNIQEGLEEVDRMEQAIQAETRRLEQLQAQEKADQGRLSDAQRDREGMLSKLREELHDKNARMQELNGNLRRLDRLVASVDLALADVPSVRPAQPPAAASAPPSSAAGTARWPVSGPLLKRFGAGRMGGRWDGVLIRAAEGTPVTAAADGRVIFADWLRGYGLLLIVEHGDGYMSLYAFNQSLYKAVGEPVKAGDVISTVGRSGGRTQSSLYFGVRYAGRPVDPQSWLQKRG, encoded by the coding sequence ATGGCGGCACGGGCGGCAATCGGCGCGGGGTTATGCCTGGTCGTCGCGTGTTCCGCGCCGCCGGCTTGGGCGGAAAACGATCCCGCCGAGGCCGCCAGGATTCGGCAACGTATCGAGGCGGTGCAGAGTTCCCTCGGATTGGTGGAGTCGCGCAAGGACACGGTGCAAGGCGCTTTGGGGGATATCGAGCGTCGCAGCGGCGAGTTGGCCAAGCGCCTGCGGGCATTGGATCGCGACATTGCCCAGCAGCAGCGGCAATTGGCGCACGTGCGGCAACAGAAGGACAAGTTGTTGACCTCGTTGCGGGAGCACAACCGCGGCTTGGATAGCCAGGTAAGGGCCGCTTATATGACCGGGCGGCAGGAATGGCTCAAGCTGCTGCTCAATCCGGACGATCCCGCCCGTATCAGCCGCGTACTGACTTATTACGGATATCTGAATCGCAACCGCCTGGCCCAGCTGCGCAACATCCAGGAGGGTCTGGAGGAGGTGGATCGCATGGAGCAGGCGATACAGGCGGAAACCCGTCGCTTGGAGCAGTTGCAGGCCCAGGAGAAAGCCGACCAGGGTCGGTTGAGCGACGCTCAGCGCGACCGTGAAGGCATGTTGAGCAAGTTGCGCGAGGAACTGCACGACAAAAACGCCCGCATGCAGGAACTGAACGGCAATCTGCGCCGCTTGGACCGCTTGGTGGCGTCGGTGGACTTGGCCCTGGCCGACGTGCCGTCGGTGCGTCCGGCACAACCGCCGGCGGCGGCGTCGGCGCCGCCCAGCAGCGCCGCAGGCACGGCGCGCTGGCCGGTGTCCGGTCCCTTGCTGAAGCGCTTCGGCGCCGGCCGCATGGGCGGGCGCTGGGACGGTGTGTTGATCCGGGCGGCGGAAGGGACGCCGGTCACTGCGGCGGCCGACGGGCGGGTCATTTTCGCCGACTGGCTGCGCGGTTACGGCCTGTTGCTCATCGTCGAGCACGGCGACGGTTATATGTCGCTGTACGCCTTTAATCAAAGTCTGTATAAGGCTGTTGGCGAGCCGGTGAAGGCGGGCGATGTGATTTCCACCGTCGGCCGCAGCGGCGGACGCACGCAGTCGTCCCTTTATTTCGGAGTGCGCTACGCGGGGCGCCCGGTGGATCCGCAAAGTTGGCTGCAGAAACGCGGCTAA
- the gpmI gene encoding 2,3-bisphosphoglycerate-independent phosphoglycerate mutase has product MNTPRPKPVVLLILDGFGYSESAANNAVAMADTPVWDKLWNSAPHSLLACSGGVVGLPDDQMGNSEVGHLHLGCGRLLAQDLTRIDNAVKQEHFFANPALCQAVDVAKAAGKALHIMGLLSPGGVHSHELQIQAMVELAVRRGLDKVYVHAFLDGRDTPPKSAGDSIAALEAKLAQLGKGRIASISGRFYGMDRDKRWERVEKAYHLIVDGQGEFTATSASAGLQAAYAREETDEFVQTTAIVPEGMAPVTLEDGDTMVFMNFRADRAREITMALNFADFDGFVRPRVPKLGLYVTLTEYREDFTFPIAYPPESVANSFGEVLSKAGLKQLRLAETEKYAHVTFFFNGGIETPFPGEDRVLVQSPKVRTYDMQPEMSAPEVTDKLVAAIEGGEYDAIICNYANGDMVGHTGILPAAIKAVEILDHSLGRVLEAIRKVNGELLLTADHGNAEQMVDPTTGEPHTAHTMNPVPLVYVGRDFKLADGGGLADVAPTLLDMLGLQQPSEMTGRSLLLR; this is encoded by the coding sequence GTGAACACCCCTCGTCCCAAGCCTGTAGTGCTGTTGATCCTCGACGGTTTCGGCTACAGCGAATCGGCGGCCAACAACGCCGTCGCCATGGCCGATACGCCGGTATGGGACAAGCTTTGGAATTCCGCTCCCCACTCTTTGCTGGCTTGTTCCGGCGGGGTGGTGGGCTTGCCGGACGACCAGATGGGCAACTCGGAAGTCGGCCACTTGCACCTGGGGTGCGGCCGTTTGTTGGCGCAGGACCTGACCCGCATCGACAACGCCGTGAAACAGGAACACTTTTTCGCCAACCCGGCTCTGTGCCAGGCGGTGGACGTGGCGAAGGCGGCCGGCAAGGCCCTGCACATCATGGGACTGTTGTCGCCGGGCGGTGTGCATAGCCACGAGCTGCAAATCCAGGCCATGGTCGAGCTGGCGGTGCGGCGCGGTTTGGATAAGGTCTATGTGCATGCTTTTCTGGACGGCCGCGACACGCCGCCGAAGAGCGCCGGCGACTCCATCGCCGCCCTGGAGGCCAAACTGGCGCAGTTGGGCAAGGGCCGCATCGCTTCCATTTCCGGTCGTTTCTACGGCATGGACCGCGACAAGCGCTGGGAGCGGGTGGAGAAGGCTTACCACTTGATCGTCGACGGCCAGGGCGAGTTCACCGCCACCTCCGCCTCCGCCGGCTTGCAGGCCGCTTATGCGCGCGAGGAGACCGACGAATTCGTGCAGACCACCGCCATCGTGCCGGAGGGCATGGCGCCGGTAACGCTGGAAGACGGCGACACCATGGTGTTCATGAATTTCCGCGCCGACCGCGCCCGCGAAATCACCATGGCGCTCAACTTCGCCGATTTCGACGGTTTCGTGCGTCCGCGCGTGCCGAAGCTGGGCTTGTACGTCACCCTGACCGAATACCGGGAAGACTTCACTTTCCCCATCGCTTATCCGCCGGAAAGCGTCGCCAACAGCTTTGGCGAAGTGCTGTCCAAAGCCGGCTTGAAGCAACTGCGCTTGGCGGAAACGGAGAAGTACGCCCACGTCACGTTCTTCTTCAACGGCGGCATCGAAACGCCGTTCCCCGGCGAAGACCGGGTGTTGGTGCAGTCGCCCAAAGTGCGCACCTATGACATGCAGCCGGAAATGAGCGCCCCGGAAGTCACCGACAAGCTGGTGGCGGCCATCGAAGGCGGCGAATACGACGCCATCATTTGCAACTACGCCAACGGCGACATGGTGGGCCACACCGGCATCCTGCCCGCGGCGATCAAGGCGGTGGAAATCCTGGATCACAGCTTGGGCCGTGTGCTGGAAGCGATTCGCAAGGTGAACGGCGAGTTGTTGTTGACGGCCGACCACGGCAATGCCGAACAGATGGTCGATCCGACCACCGGCGAACCCCATACCGCCCACACCATGAATCCGGTGCCGCTGGTGTACGTGGGCCGTGATTTCAAATTGGCCGACGGCGGCGGTTTGGCGGACGTGGCGCCGACTTTGCTGGATATGCTGGGCTTGCAGCAGCCGTCCGAGATGACCGGGCGTTCGCTGCTGCTGCGCTAG